DNA from Sulfitobacter albidus:
AGGGAGTGGCGCAGGGTCATTCGGATCCTTTCCGGGCGACGAAGGCAAGGTTGTTTGCGGGCATATCCTGCACAAGCGTAAGCGACAGGTCGGCCGCTGTCAGCCGTTCTTTCAGCCACGCATCGTCCTTGTAGCCAATGGAAGGGTCCGCGCCGCGCAATTGCGCGTCAAACCGCGCATCCCCCTGCGACGTCAGAACGCCGTCACGTTTGAAAGGCCCGTAGAGCATCAACGTGCCGCCGGGGCGCAGCGCCTCTGCCGCCTCGCTGATCAGCACGCCTGCCGCCTCATCGGAGATCAGATGCAACAAATTGACGAGGTGGATCATATCGAACGGCTCCCGTTCGCGCGCCCATCCGGGCCGGGTCGCGTCCAGCCTCACGGGCGCGCGCAGATTGGGCAGTCCGGCTTCGTCTGCGTAGGCGGCGATACTGGCGAGCCGATCCGCGTCCACCTCGCTGGGCTGCCAATCGATCTCCGGCAGTGCCTGCGCGAGGGCAACGATATGCTGCCCGGTGCCCGACGCGATTTCCAGCGCGGCCCCGCGCGGGGGCGTGATCTGCTGCATCAGATCTACGATGACTTGCACGTTGCGCGTAGCCGCAGGCGCCACCAGCTTTGCCCCCTGCGCGCCAAAGGCGACGCTCGCACTGGGTGGCAGGCTCACAGCCGCAGCCGGTCGGGCGTCAGGGCCGCCTGCGTTGTGGCGTCAAACCCCGTGTCCCGCCCGTTCACCAGATCAGCGAGCAGTTGCGAGGCTGCGGGCGCTGTCTGGAACCCGTACCCACCCTGACCCGCGCACCAGATGAACGACGGCACCTCCGGATCGCGGCCCAGCACCAGATTGCGATCTGGCGCAAAACTGCGCAGGCCCGCCCATGTGGCGATGGGGCGGGTGACCTCTTCGCTCACCATCTCCTGATAGCGCGCGAGGCCCTCGGCCAGCGTCATGTCGTCCGGGTAGGCGTCGTGGGGGTGCGTCGCATCCTCTTCGGCGGGCGAGACCAGCAGCGCGCCCGCGTCGGGCTTGGCATACCACGCCTCGCCCACGCCAAAGATCATCGGCCAGCCGCTCACGTCATGCCCACCGGGAGCCGCCAGCCGCGCCATCGAGCGTCGGTGTGGCACGATCCCCAGCGGCGTCACTCCCGCAATGCCGGCAACCAGATCCGCCCAGGCGCCCGAAGCGTTGACGATATCCTGCGCGCGGTACTCCTCACCGTTCGCGGTCACGGTCCAGCCCTGCGCGTCCTGCCGGATCTGCGTGACGGCGGCCTTGGTGATGACCTGCCCGCCGTTGCCGCGCAGCGTGCGGGAGAAATCCTGGATCAGCCGGTCGGTATCGATGTCGTAGGCGGCCTCGTGATAGGCCGCCAGACGAACCTCGGGCGCGAGGATCGGAACGTGGCCGCGCGCCTCAGTCATCGAAATCTCCTCCAGCCCCATCGTTGCCACATCGCGCGCGAACGCGTCACGCTCCGCGTCTGTCGCCACGATCATCAGCCCGCGCGCGCTCAGATAGCCGCCTTGGGCCGTGCGGTGATACTCGGCAGAGGCGCGGTTGAGCGCGACGGTGCTGGGCTGTCCATAATTCTGCTCGAACAGCGCGGCGGAGCGCCCCGAGGCATGATAGCCCAGCGCGTCCTCCATCTCGAACAGCGTCACCCGCGCATCTGTCGACAGCCGCGCCGCTGCGGAAATCCCCGCGATCCCGCCCCCTATGACGATGATGTCGCTCATGCTTCCTCCGCCCGGTCGGTAGCCGGTGGCGGTGTCGGTGACAGCGCCGACAGCCGCGCATAAAGCGCATCCGCCATCTCGAAATCCAACGCGGCCAGCGAGGGCGCCAGCTGCGCGGCCGAGCGTGCCGAGATGATCGGAACGGGCCGCGTCGGGTGCCGCGCGGCCCAGGCCACGGCGAGCGTTGCCGGGTGCACGCCCATCTCGCGCGCGATCTGCGACAGCCCCGCCGCCGCCTCGCGCATGAAGGCAAAATCATACCGCGCGGCATAGCGGTCGTCGTCGGTCAGCCGCCCGGTCTCCCCGGCGGCGTATTTCCCTGTCAGCAGCCCGCCGCCCAGCGGCGAATAGGGGGCACACAGCATCCCCATATCCGCCGCCATCGGCAAGATCTCCACCTCCGCCTGCCGCTTGACGAGGTTGTACATCGGCTGGATCAGATCGATGCTCAGATCGAACTGCGCCGCCACCCCGGCGGCTTTCACCGCCTGCCAGGCGGCGTAGTTCGAAATCCCGACGTGCCGGATCACCCCCCGTTCGCGCAGTTGCGCCAGCGTCTCGAACGTCTCCGCCAATGGCGTCCCATCGTCAAAGCGGTGCATGTAAAGCGCATCGATCGTGTCGATCCCCAGCCGTGTGCGCGATGTCTCGACCGAGCTGAGGATATTCGCCCGTGTGGCGCCTCCCTCATACGCGGCCTTCGTCGCGACAAAGAGCCCGTCGCGATGGGGCGCGACCAACGCCCCCAGAATTTTCTCCGATGCCCCGCCCGTATAAACGTGGGCTGTATCGAAATGTGTGATGCCTGCGTCCACGCAGGCCTCGAACATCGCGGCTGAGGCGCTTGCATCCGCCGCGCCGCCGAATTGCATCGTGCCAAAGGTGAGGCGGCTGACGGGTGTGCCGTCAATGCTGGTTAGCTGTTTCATCCCGCATTGCTGCCAAATGCGGGCACGACTGGCAATGCCGGATCGCACCCTTTGCCCCTGCACCCTTTCCTAAATACCTCCCTTTTGGACCGCCCTCTGAAACGCCGCGCGCCCCTCGATCCGGGAGACGAATTCCGCAATCTTGGGATAGTCTCCGGCCGTGCGCAGGCGCATGGCTATCTGCGCAGGAAAGCTCAGCAGGATATCCGCCGCCGTCAGCGCATCGCCTACGAAATAGCCCGACGGACGCAGGCACGCCTCCATATAGCCGAAATGATTGTCGAGCTCGTCGTTGATGCGCGGATGCAGCGGCGCACCGGCCTCGCCCAGACGCCCGACGTAGAGGTTCAGCAGGATTGGTGTCATGGCAGAGCCTTCGGCGAAATGCATCCATTCGAGATAGGCGATGTGATCGTCACTGCCCGCCTGCGGCACCAGATGGGGCGCGTAGCGCGCGCATAGCACCTCGGCAATTGCCGCACTTTCCATGATGATGCGCCCGTCCAGATCCACGACGGGGGATTTGCCCAGCGGATGCAGCGCCTTCAGCACGGGGGGCGCAAGGTTCGTCTGCGCGTCGCGTTCGTGCAGGACGATATCGTAAGGCTCCCCGATCTCTTCGAGAAGCCACAGGATGCGGAGCGAGCGGGACCGGTTCAGGTGATGCACTGTAATCATCGCACAAGCCTACGCCGATTGCACCCGCCTGCCTAGCGGGGCACGCTGTGCGTGACGCAAGGGGAGAGCCGCATGATCATCGCTGACAAGACCGCCCTTCAGGGCACTGCCCGGGACGCAAACGGCCCGGGATGGGAGAGCCTGCGCCTGCTCGTGCGCTCCGACGGCATGGGGTTTTCGATGACCGAAACCCGCGTGCTGCCGGGGGCGACGCTTCGCCTTGAGTACAAGCACCACGTCGAGGCGTGCTATTGCATCGCGGGCGCGGGGCAGGTGGTCGAGACCGCGACAGGCGCCGTGCACGAAATCCGCGCGGGCGTGCTCTATGCGCCCAACGCGCACGACGCCCATGAGGTACGCGTGCCCGAGGGCGGCGATCCGCTGCTCCTTATCTGCGTCTTCTCACCGGCGCTTGAGGGCGACGAGGTGCACGGCCCCGACGGCAGCTATCCCGCGCCGCGCGATTGAGGGCTTGATCGCGGCCCGATTACGCGCAATCTGACCTCACACAGGAGCCCGCCATGACACTCGATCAGATCGTTAACCTTGAACAGCACCCGATCACCGATCCCGGTTACGCCGCTCGCGCGGCCGCCACGCTTGAGGCTGACGGCGCGCTGGTGCTCGAAGGGTTCATTACCGATGCGGCCCTCGCCGCCATGCAAGCCGAGGCGGCGGCGGGACGGGCGGGGGCCTATTTCTGTGCTCAGCAACACTCCGTCTACCTTGCCCCGCGCGACGAAGCGCTGCCCGAGGATCATCCGTTCAACCGGCAGGTCACCTCGTCCAAGGGCTGCATCTGCGACGATGACGTCGCACCCGACAGCCCGCTGCGCGCGCTCTACGAGAGCGATGACTTCCGAAGCTTTGTCAAAGCCGTGACCGGCGAGGCCGAGCTGCACAGCTACGCCGATCCGCTCTCGTCGATCAATATCCACTACGCCGAGCGTGGGCAGGAGCTGGGTTGGCATTTCGACAACTCCTCCTTCGCGATCACGCTGCTCATTCAGAAGCCGGACGCGGGCGCGCGGTTTGAATACGTGAAAAACCTGCGCGATGCGGATGCGGGGGATATGAATACGGACGGTGTGGCTGATCTGCTGGATGGGCGGACCACGCCGCAGCAGCTGGAGATGGATCCCGGCACGCTGGTGCTGTTTCGCGGGCGTAACTCGATCCACCGGGTGTCGCCGAATGAAAGCGACCGGACGCGGATGCTGGCCGTGCTGGCGTATAACAACGCGCCCGGCATTGCGCTGTCTGAAAGCGCGCGCATGACGTTTTACGGACGGCTTGGCTAGGCGTTCACATGCTCCCACACCTGTGAGATGACAACCGACCCTTCGCCCACGGCGGAGGCCACGCGCTTGACCGAAGTCGCGCGCACGTCGCCCACGGCAAAGACACCGGGGCAGGAGGTGGCGAATTGGCTGTCGCCGCCTGCCGCTGCACCGGTTTTGACAAATCCCTTGTCATCCAGCGCACATAATTCCGACAGCCAACCGGTATTTGGCGCCGCCCCCACCATGATGAATGCGGCGGGGCAGTCGAGCAGCCAATCCTCGCCGTCGCGGTCCATGCGCACCTGCGTCATCGCCTCGTCGCCTTTGAGTTCGCTGATCTGGGTGCGGTAGTGGATGGTGATGCGCGGATCCGCCTCCAGCCGCGAGGACAGGTAGTCCGACATCGACGCGGCAAGGCTGTCACCGCGCACCAGAAGATGCACGTGGCGGGCGGTGCGCGACAGATACATCGCCGCTTGTCCCGCAGAGTTCCCACCGCCCACGATCACCACCTCCGCGTTCTTGCAATAGCGTGCCTCCATCTCGGTCGCGGCATAGTAGATGCCTTGCCCCTCGAAATCCTCCAGCCGGTCTAGCGGCAGGCGCCGGTACTGCACGCCCGTGGCCACCACCAGGCCCCGCGCGCACAGCTGCTGATCGGTATCGAGCGTGACGCAAAAAATGCCGTCCTCGCGCCGCTCCAAGGCCGTGGCGCGGCGCGGGCGCACGAAGCGCGTGCCGAATTTCATCGCCTGCACTTCGCCGCGCCAGACCAGATCGGCGCCCGAGATCCCGGTGGGAAAGCCCATGTAATTCTCGATCCGGCTCGACGTGCCGGCCTGTCCGCCCACGGCGATATCCTCGACCAGCACGGCGCTCAGCCCCTCGGCGCCGGCATAGACGCCCGCCGCCACGCCCGCTGGCCCGCCGCCGACGATCACCACATCGACGACCGTACCGTCCTCGACCTCCTGCGCGAGGCCCAGCAGGGCCGCGACGCGCGCGGGCGTCGGATCCTCGATCACCGTGTCCTTGCCAAAGATCACCGCCGGTTCGTGCCCCGACAGATCGCAGGCCGCGCCCGCCGCGCTGGCATTGGGCGATCCTGCCTCCATCGTCTGGAACGGAATGCGGTTGCGGCTGGCGAACTCTGCAATGCGGCGGATGTTGCGGTCCACGTCGACGCCGATGAGCTTGAGCGAGGTATCGTTATCCTCGATCTGCCGCCGCCTGCGCGCGGCAAAGACGGTGATGACGATATCCGACATCTCGGGGATGCGCGCCATCGCTGCCAGCATCGCGGGACGCGGCACGGCGATCACCCGGCAATCGGCATAGGCGCGCATCGGCAGGGTATAGCTGCCGCCGCCAAGAAACGCGATCTCGCCCACGAATTGCGTGGGGCCGAGGCGGTCGGGCCTATAGGCGTTGCGGGTGTAGGGATCGACCAGCTCGATCTCGCCCTCCAGCAGATACAGGAACCTGTCCATCGGATCGCCCACTTCGGCAATCATATCGCCCTTGGCGTAGCTGACGATTTCGCCGATGCGGTGCAGCTCTTCGACGTGGGCGTCGTGCAGCGGGGTGCGGATCATCTGACGCAGATCGGGGGCGAGACTGTCCATGGGGCGGCTCCTGTTGTGGATGTCACAACCTTAACGTGATTGCCCCGCGCCGCCAGTACCGGAAACAAAAAAGGGCCCCGCCGTGGCGGAGCCCCTGTTTCGTGCTTAGCGGATCGGCTTATTGCGGGATTTCGGCGTCGATGCCTTCGACGTAGAAATTCATGCCCGCAAGCGTGCCGTCATCCGCCGTCTCACCCTCGGCAAGAAAGACGCTGCCGTCCTGCTTGTTCAGCGGGCCGGTAAAGGCGTGGTATTCGCCCGATGCCAGCTGTTCCTTGAGCGCGAGCGCTTCGGCTTTCACGTCCGCAGGCACGGCGTCAGA
Protein-coding regions in this window:
- a CDS encoding aldo/keto reductase — protein: MKQLTSIDGTPVSRLTFGTMQFGGAADASASAAMFEACVDAGITHFDTAHVYTGGASEKILGALVAPHRDGLFVATKAAYEGGATRANILSSVETSRTRLGIDTIDALYMHRFDDGTPLAETFETLAQLRERGVIRHVGISNYAAWQAVKAAGVAAQFDLSIDLIQPMYNLVKRQAEVEILPMAADMGMLCAPYSPLGGGLLTGKYAAGETGRLTDDDRYAARYDFAFMREAAAGLSQIAREMGVHPATLAVAWAARHPTRPVPIISARSAAQLAPSLAALDFEMADALYARLSALSPTPPPATDRAEEA
- a CDS encoding HalD/BesD family halogenase — translated: MTLDQIVNLEQHPITDPGYAARAAATLEADGALVLEGFITDAALAAMQAEAAAGRAGAYFCAQQHSVYLAPRDEALPEDHPFNRQVTSSKGCICDDDVAPDSPLRALYESDDFRSFVKAVTGEAELHSYADPLSSINIHYAERGQELGWHFDNSSFAITLLIQKPDAGARFEYVKNLRDADAGDMNTDGVADLLDGRTTPQQLEMDPGTLVLFRGRNSIHRVSPNESDRTRMLAVLAYNNAPGIALSESARMTFYGRLG
- a CDS encoding DUF938 domain-containing protein; its protein translation is MSLPPSASVAFGAQGAKLVAPAATRNVQVIVDLMQQITPPRGAALEIASGTGQHIVALAQALPEIDWQPSEVDADRLASIAAYADEAGLPNLRAPVRLDATRPGWAREREPFDMIHLVNLLHLISDEAAGVLISEAAEALRPGGTLMLYGPFKRDGVLTSQGDARFDAQLRGADPSIGYKDDAWLKERLTAADLSLTLVQDMPANNLAFVARKGSE
- a CDS encoding NAD(P)/FAD-dependent oxidoreductase, producing MSDIIVIGGGIAGISAAARLSTDARVTLFEMEDALGYHASGRSAALFEQNYGQPSTVALNRASAEYHRTAQGGYLSARGLMIVATDAERDAFARDVATMGLEEISMTEARGHVPILAPEVRLAAYHEAAYDIDTDRLIQDFSRTLRGNGGQVITKAAVTQIRQDAQGWTVTANGEEYRAQDIVNASGAWADLVAGIAGVTPLGIVPHRRSMARLAAPGGHDVSGWPMIFGVGEAWYAKPDAGALLVSPAEEDATHPHDAYPDDMTLAEGLARYQEMVSEEVTRPIATWAGLRSFAPDRNLVLGRDPEVPSFIWCAGQGGYGFQTAPAASQLLADLVNGRDTGFDATTQAALTPDRLRL
- a CDS encoding glutathione S-transferase family protein, with translation MITVHHLNRSRSLRILWLLEEIGEPYDIVLHERDAQTNLAPPVLKALHPLGKSPVVDLDGRIIMESAAIAEVLCARYAPHLVPQAGSDDHIAYLEWMHFAEGSAMTPILLNLYVGRLGEAGAPLHPRINDELDNHFGYMEACLRPSGYFVGDALTAADILLSFPAQIAMRLRTAGDYPKIAEFVSRIEGRAAFQRAVQKGGI
- a CDS encoding FAD-dependent oxidoreductase, yielding MDSLAPDLRQMIRTPLHDAHVEELHRIGEIVSYAKGDMIAEVGDPMDRFLYLLEGEIELVDPYTRNAYRPDRLGPTQFVGEIAFLGGGSYTLPMRAYADCRVIAVPRPAMLAAMARIPEMSDIVITVFAARRRRQIEDNDTSLKLIGVDVDRNIRRIAEFASRNRIPFQTMEAGSPNASAAGAACDLSGHEPAVIFGKDTVIEDPTPARVAALLGLAQEVEDGTVVDVVIVGGGPAGVAAGVYAGAEGLSAVLVEDIAVGGQAGTSSRIENYMGFPTGISGADLVWRGEVQAMKFGTRFVRPRRATALERREDGIFCVTLDTDQQLCARGLVVATGVQYRRLPLDRLEDFEGQGIYYAATEMEARYCKNAEVVIVGGGNSAGQAAMYLSRTARHVHLLVRGDSLAASMSDYLSSRLEADPRITIHYRTQISELKGDEAMTQVRMDRDGEDWLLDCPAAFIMVGAAPNTGWLSELCALDDKGFVKTGAAAGGDSQFATSCPGVFAVGDVRATSVKRVASAVGEGSVVISQVWEHVNA
- a CDS encoding ectoine synthase, with the translated sequence MIIADKTALQGTARDANGPGWESLRLLVRSDGMGFSMTETRVLPGATLRLEYKHHVEACYCIAGAGQVVETATGAVHEIRAGVLYAPNAHDAHEVRVPEGGDPLLLICVFSPALEGDEVHGPDGSYPAPRD